The following are encoded in a window of Mycobacterium decipiens genomic DNA:
- a CDS encoding rolling circle replication-associated protein produces MRFPSPDLVASAAALFEPVEPWAQGRDRLGVEPDSGRFRITIGPGVVRLGWTRPVRAEKASERAVKRHRLDVANEVDRVKAGRDIPDPPGRAITEWSRKSRAAMCRTFAELDYTPLVECGRVPAMVTLTYPGEWESVAPDGASVKRHMILWRKRFRREWGEPARYIWKLEFQRRGAPHIHLWTAPPHAVGRSGRKFRDWLSQEWADIVGHPDAEQRARHMLAGTAVDILNGLRACDPKRLAIYFTKHSSPNTQGDKEYQHIIPEAWRRQGRGPGRFWGVHGLQRATEVVEITQDAYLTARRIIRRWSRSQAVHDGCTRHFPIAVVPRTARVAVRRVDSQTGKVRHRKVRRRRLLCNQGGLAGGYVLVNHGPAFASQLVAALSADSAPLVCGKGLPLRT; encoded by the coding sequence TTGCGGTTCCCTAGCCCCGACTTGGTGGCCTCGGCGGCGGCACTATTTGAGCCGGTCGAACCATGGGCTCAGGGACGGGACCGGCTCGGTGTAGAACCCGATTCCGGCCGATTCCGGATCACGATCGGCCCCGGTGTGGTCCGCCTCGGCTGGACCAGACCTGTGCGTGCGGAGAAGGCATCGGAGCGGGCAGTCAAACGACACCGACTCGATGTAGCCAACGAGGTGGATCGGGTGAAGGCCGGCCGGGACATCCCCGATCCGCCGGGCCGTGCGATTACCGAATGGTCTCGCAAGTCGCGGGCCGCGATGTGCCGCACCTTCGCCGAACTCGACTACACGCCACTGGTGGAATGCGGCCGTGTGCCAGCGATGGTGACCCTGACCTACCCTGGCGAATGGGAATCCGTGGCTCCTGACGGGGCCAGCGTGAAACGGCACATGATATTGTGGCGCAAGCGATTCCGACGCGAATGGGGCGAACCGGCCCGTTACATCTGGAAGCTGGAATTTCAACGGCGCGGCGCGCCACACATTCACCTGTGGACGGCTCCCCCGCATGCCGTCGGCCGATCGGGCCGCAAGTTCCGGGACTGGCTATCTCAAGAGTGGGCGGACATCGTTGGCCATCCCGATGCGGAGCAACGCGCACGCCATATGCTCGCCGGCACGGCCGTCGACATCCTCAACGGCTTGCGTGCCTGCGACCCCAAACGCTTGGCGATCTACTTCACCAAACACTCGTCACCAAATACTCAGGGCGATAAGGAGTACCAGCACATCATCCCCGAAGCCTGGCGCCGGCAGGGTCGCGGACCAGGGCGGTTCTGGGGCGTTCATGGGCTGCAGCGAGCAACCGAAGTCGTAGAGATCACCCAGGACGCATACCTGACAGCTCGCAGGATCATTCGGCGTTGGTCTCGCTCACAAGCCGTCCACGACGGTTGCACACGTCACTTCCCCATAGCAGTGGTTCCGCGCACGGCGCGCGTCGCAGTTCGACGAGTAGACAGTCAGACCGGCAAAGTGCGCCACCGCAAGGTCCGCCGGCGACGACTCCTGTGCAACCAAGGCGGACTTGCGGGTGGCTACGTGCTTGTGAATCACGGACCGGCGTTCGCATCCCAGCTTGTGGCGGCCCTATCGGCAGATTCGGCGCCACTCGTATGTGGCAAGGGACTCCCTCTCCGTACGTGA
- a CDS encoding enoyl-CoA hydratase/isomerase family protein: MSLATYELEDHIATITLNRPEARNTINGALRRDLNAAWDRFRDEEDAWVGILTANGDVYCAGVDFNDGEGAVGTFGGTFWEKPTINSFESGMELFKPTIAAVQGPCVGYGLTGVLFCDFVIASTEATFSFREVLIGIPTIVGAIRLPQRVRWAHAMELLLTGKPISAERALEIGLVWKLVEPEDLQAEARAWAETLTEAAPLAQRATKEVAWRTADMGWIESVRFGETMRRVAGATADVVEGFRARQENRKPNWQGR; encoded by the coding sequence ATGAGCCTCGCCACTTATGAGCTGGAAGATCACATCGCCACGATCACCCTCAATCGACCTGAGGCACGGAACACCATCAACGGCGCCCTTCGGCGAGATCTGAACGCGGCCTGGGATCGGTTCCGCGACGAGGAGGACGCTTGGGTCGGGATCCTGACGGCAAACGGTGACGTCTACTGCGCCGGGGTCGACTTCAATGACGGCGAGGGGGCGGTCGGCACCTTCGGCGGAACCTTCTGGGAGAAGCCGACCATCAACTCCTTCGAAAGCGGGATGGAGTTGTTCAAACCGACGATTGCCGCGGTGCAGGGGCCCTGCGTCGGCTACGGACTGACGGGAGTGCTGTTCTGCGACTTCGTGATCGCCAGCACCGAGGCGACGTTTTCGTTCCGCGAGGTGTTGATCGGCATTCCCACCATCGTTGGGGCCATTCGACTTCCCCAGCGGGTGCGCTGGGCACACGCCATGGAACTACTGCTGACCGGGAAGCCGATCAGCGCCGAGCGGGCCCTGGAGATCGGGTTGGTGTGGAAGCTGGTCGAGCCCGAGGACTTGCAGGCCGAGGCGCGGGCGTGGGCGGAAACCCTTACCGAAGCCGCGCCGCTGGCCCAGCGGGCGACCAAGGAGGTGGCGTGGCGGACCGCGGACATGGGCTGGATCGAGTCGGTCCGGTTCGGGGAAACCATGCGCAGGGTTGCCGGGGCGACCGCGGACGTGGTCGAGGGTTTTCGAGCGCGGCAGGAGAACCGCAAACCCAATTGGCAGGGCCGCTAA